The DNA region CTCGGCGGACTTCCGGCCGGTGACGACGGCGCGGCCGCCGTGCAGGGTCATCCGGATGTCGCCGGTGACGTGCTGGTTGGCCTCGGTGATGAAGCCGTCCAGGGCGCGCTTGAGCGGCGAGAACCACAGACCGTCGTAGACCAGCTCGCCCCAGCGCTGCTCGACCTGCCGCTTGTAGCGGGCCAGCTCGCGCTCGACGGTGACGTTCTCCAGCTCCTGATGGGCGGTGATCAGGGCGATCGCGCCGGGAGCCTCGTACACCTCGCGGGACTTGATGCCCACGAGCCGGTCCTCGACCATGTCGATCCGGCCGATGCCCTGGGCGCCGGCCCGCTCGTTGAGCTGCTGGATGGCCTGGAGGACGGTGACGGGCTTGCCGTCGATGGCGACCGGGACGCCCTCCTTGAAGGAGATGACGACCTCGTCGGCCTCGCGGGCGACCGCCGGGTTCTGGGTGTACTCGTAGATGTCCTCGATCGGCGCGTTCCAGATGTCCTCGAGGAAGCCGGTCTCGATGGCCCGGCCGAAGACGTTCTGGTCGATGGAGTACGGGGACTTCTTGGTGGTCGCGATCGGCAGGTTCGCCTTCTCGGCGAACGCGATGGCCTTGTCGCGGGTCATCGCGTAGTCACGGACCGGGGCGATGCACTTCAGGTCCGGGCCGAGGGCCTGGATGC from Streptomyces fradiae includes:
- a CDS encoding argininosuccinate synthase; translated protein: MTERVVLAYSGGLDTSVAIGWIAEETGAEVIAVAVDVGQGGEDLDVIRKRALACGAVEAEVADAKDEFADEYCLPAIKANALYMDRYPLVSALSRPAIVKHLVAAANKHNASIVAHGCTGKGNDQVRFEAGIQALGPDLKCIAPVRDYAMTRDKAIAFAEKANLPIATTKKSPYSIDQNVFGRAIETGFLEDIWNAPIEDIYEYTQNPAVAREADEVVISFKEGVPVAIDGKPVTVLQAIQQLNERAGAQGIGRIDMVEDRLVGIKSREVYEAPGAIALITAHQELENVTVERELARYKRQVEQRWGELVYDGLWFSPLKRALDGFITEANQHVTGDIRMTLHGGRAVVTGRKSAESLYDFNLATYDTGDTFDQSKAQGFIDIFALSSKIAAKRDLG